One genomic segment of Paenibacillus xylanexedens includes these proteins:
- the pheS gene encoding phenylalanine--tRNA ligase subunit alpha: MKERLEALKIEALEQLSGVNDPQTLGDLRVKYLGKKGALTEILRGMGALSAEERPVIGQVANDVRAAIEEVIDSKQDQFQKEETAKRLQSEKIDVTLPGRRGRQGGLHPLTKVVQEIEDIFIGMGYRVAEGPEVEMDYYNFEALNLPKNHPARDMQDSFYVTEDLLMRTHTSPVQVRTMQSMKGEVPVKVICPGKVYRRDDDDATHSFQFNQVEGLVISENIRMSDLKGTLLQFVREMFGSHTEIRLRPSFFPFTEPSAEVDVTCVQCGGSGCRVCKQTGWLEILGGGMVHPKVLEMGGYDPEKYSGFAFGMGVERIAMLKYGVDDIRHFYNSDLTFLKQFGRL, encoded by the coding sequence ATGAAAGAACGTTTAGAGGCATTGAAGATCGAAGCGCTGGAGCAGTTGTCTGGTGTGAATGATCCGCAGACGCTCGGTGATCTGCGTGTAAAGTATTTGGGGAAAAAGGGTGCATTGACTGAAATTTTGCGTGGTATGGGTGCGCTTAGTGCGGAGGAACGTCCAGTTATTGGTCAAGTAGCCAACGATGTTCGGGCTGCCATTGAGGAAGTCATCGACAGCAAGCAGGATCAGTTCCAGAAGGAAGAGACAGCGAAGCGTCTGCAATCCGAGAAAATTGATGTGACTCTGCCAGGACGTCGTGGACGTCAAGGCGGACTGCATCCACTGACCAAAGTGGTACAGGAGATCGAAGATATTTTCATCGGTATGGGATACCGCGTTGCGGAAGGTCCTGAAGTCGAAATGGATTATTACAACTTTGAAGCATTGAATCTGCCAAAGAATCACCCGGCGCGCGATATGCAGGATTCTTTCTATGTTACCGAAGACTTGTTGATGCGTACCCATACATCTCCTGTGCAAGTACGTACCATGCAGAGCATGAAGGGCGAAGTGCCTGTCAAAGTCATCTGCCCAGGTAAAGTATACCGCCGTGATGATGACGATGCGACGCACTCTTTCCAATTCAACCAGGTTGAAGGTTTGGTAATCAGCGAAAACATTCGTATGAGCGATCTGAAAGGAACCCTGTTGCAATTCGTGCGCGAAATGTTCGGTTCCCACACAGAAATTCGTCTGCGTCCAAGCTTCTTCCCGTTCACAGAGCCAAGTGCAGAAGTGGATGTAACCTGTGTACAATGTGGCGGCAGCGGCTGTCGCGTATGTAAGCAAACAGGCTGGCTTGAAATTTTGGGCGGCGGTATGGTTCACCCGAAAGTACTGGAAATGGGTGGTTATGATCCGGAGAAATACAGTGGTTTTGCATTTGGAATGGGCGTAGAACGTATTGCGATGCTGAAGTATGGTGTCGATGATATCCGTCACTTCTACAATAGCGATTTGACCTTCCTGAAGCAATTTGGACGGCTGTAA
- the pheT gene encoding phenylalanine--tRNA ligase subunit beta — protein MRVSTDWLSDYISLEGVTPQELAEKITRAGVEIDVVENRNKGVNKVVVGYVKSKEKHPDADKLNVCVIDAGQEEDLQIVCGAKNVDAGQKVVVALVGAKLPGGLDIKKAKLRGVVSLGMICSAKELGMNDKLLPKDQQEGILVLPEQTEVGTPISQILGLDDHVLELDLTPNRSDCLSMRGAAYEVGAILGREVKLPSPKDQLVEIGDAAANHISVEIKAQEQCIHYAARYVTGIKLGASPLWMQNRLMAAGVRPINNIVDITNYVMLEYGQPLHAFDADKLEKGHIEVRMANEGETIVTLDGQERKLEPHMLLITDGVKPVAIAGVMGGENSEVSEGTVNLLLESAKFDGGTVRKTSRQLGLRSEASMRFEKEVDPGAVITALDRAAELIQRYAEGEVHQGIVEAGAEAAEKRVIQLSLDRLNRYLGTDLSLLEVKTIFARLHFACGDADQGLLDVEVPTRRGDITLDVDLFEEIARLYGYDNIPTTWIEGPTTPGAYTRSQAMRRTIRGLLSGSGWQEMISYSFVHPDKATLFPALTQGSKAVKLAMPMSEDRSVLRTSILPQMLDAAVYNMNRKQDSLAVFEVGNVFFTEEDQLTKQPHEIPVLGLLLTGNRASQQWNVGAEKVDFFDLKGALEHLFAYVGLEQRIRLVANRPEGFHPGRSASVYLEGKDGGEGTLIGTLGQLHPELQQQYDLNDVYIAEIALESIYNEADADIRYRELPRFPAMERDIAVVVNEDVEAGDMLRTIRESAGELLQTVQVFDLFTGSKLGENKKSVAMALVYRNRERTLTDEEVTEVHARVVARLEEQFGAELRK, from the coding sequence ATGAGAGTATCGACAGATTGGCTGTCTGATTATATTTCCCTTGAAGGTGTGACGCCACAGGAATTGGCGGAGAAAATCACCCGTGCGGGTGTCGAAATTGATGTAGTGGAGAACCGCAACAAGGGTGTCAATAAAGTTGTTGTAGGTTATGTGAAGAGCAAGGAGAAACACCCCGATGCAGACAAACTGAATGTATGTGTCATCGATGCTGGTCAGGAAGAAGATCTGCAGATCGTGTGTGGTGCGAAAAATGTGGATGCAGGCCAAAAAGTAGTCGTAGCCCTGGTTGGAGCAAAGCTCCCTGGTGGATTGGATATCAAAAAAGCCAAACTGCGCGGTGTTGTCTCCCTTGGCATGATCTGTTCCGCCAAAGAGCTGGGCATGAACGACAAATTGTTGCCGAAAGATCAGCAGGAAGGTATTCTCGTTCTGCCGGAACAAACGGAGGTTGGCACGCCAATCAGCCAGATTCTTGGTCTCGACGATCATGTGCTTGAACTGGACCTGACACCGAACCGTTCTGACTGTCTCAGCATGCGTGGTGCAGCTTATGAAGTGGGTGCCATTCTGGGTCGTGAAGTGAAGCTGCCAAGTCCCAAAGACCAACTGGTTGAAATTGGTGATGCAGCTGCGAATCATATCTCTGTAGAGATTAAGGCACAGGAGCAATGCATTCACTATGCAGCTCGTTATGTAACTGGCATTAAGCTGGGTGCTTCCCCGCTGTGGATGCAAAACCGTCTCATGGCGGCAGGTGTTCGCCCAATCAATAACATCGTTGATATCACGAACTATGTCATGCTGGAATACGGTCAACCGCTACATGCATTCGATGCGGATAAGCTGGAAAAGGGCCATATTGAAGTGCGGATGGCCAACGAAGGCGAAACGATTGTTACGCTGGATGGACAGGAGCGCAAGCTGGAGCCGCACATGTTGCTCATCACGGACGGCGTGAAACCTGTAGCCATCGCTGGGGTTATGGGTGGCGAGAATTCCGAGGTATCGGAAGGCACGGTGAATCTGTTGCTGGAGTCCGCCAAGTTCGATGGCGGAACCGTTCGGAAAACGTCGCGCCAACTGGGGCTACGTTCCGAAGCAAGCATGCGTTTTGAGAAGGAAGTAGACCCGGGTGCGGTCATTACGGCTTTGGATCGTGCGGCTGAACTGATTCAGCGTTATGCTGAAGGTGAAGTGCACCAGGGAATCGTGGAAGCTGGAGCGGAAGCTGCGGAGAAACGTGTAATTCAATTGTCGCTGGATCGACTGAATCGTTATCTGGGAACCGATCTGTCTTTGCTTGAGGTAAAAACGATCTTTGCTCGTTTGCACTTTGCATGTGGTGATGCTGATCAAGGATTGCTGGATGTGGAAGTACCAACACGCAGAGGGGATATTACGCTCGATGTAGACTTGTTTGAAGAGATTGCACGCCTGTACGGATACGACAACATTCCAACCACATGGATTGAAGGACCGACGACTCCAGGGGCATATACACGCTCTCAAGCAATGCGCCGCACGATTCGTGGATTGCTCTCCGGCAGTGGCTGGCAGGAAATGATCAGTTACTCCTTTGTACACCCGGATAAAGCGACCCTGTTCCCGGCGTTGACACAAGGAAGTAAAGCCGTGAAACTCGCGATGCCTATGAGTGAGGACCGCAGTGTGCTTCGTACGAGTATTTTGCCGCAAATGCTGGATGCAGCGGTGTATAACATGAACCGTAAACAGGATTCACTGGCTGTATTTGAAGTGGGCAATGTGTTCTTCACCGAAGAAGATCAGTTGACCAAGCAACCGCATGAGATCCCAGTACTGGGGCTGCTGCTCACCGGGAATCGTGCAAGCCAGCAGTGGAATGTTGGAGCGGAGAAAGTAGACTTCTTCGATCTGAAAGGTGCTCTTGAGCATCTGTTCGCCTATGTGGGGCTTGAACAACGCATTCGCTTGGTAGCAAACAGACCTGAAGGATTCCATCCGGGACGTTCCGCATCGGTTTACCTGGAAGGTAAGGATGGCGGGGAAGGCACATTGATCGGTACATTGGGTCAATTGCACCCGGAACTGCAACAGCAGTATGATCTGAATGATGTATATATCGCAGAGATTGCACTTGAATCGATTTACAATGAAGCAGACGCTGACATTCGTTATCGTGAACTTCCGCGTTTCCCGGCCATGGAACGTGATATCGCGGTTGTTGTGAATGAGGATGTTGAAGCTGGAGACATGCTGCGTACCATTCGTGAATCAGCGGGTGAATTGTTACAAACTGTACAGGTGTTCGATTTGTTTACTGGTAGTAAACTGGGTGAAAACAAGAAAAGCGTGGCGATGGCACTGGTATACCGGAATCGTGAACGTACACTGACCGATGAGGAAGTTACTGAAGTTCATGCCCGTGTAGTGGCTCGTCTGGAAGAGCAATTCGGAGCGGAATTGCGTAAATAG
- a CDS encoding cell division protein ZapA encodes MTTPDRTRVTVEIYGTSYKLVGSSADYMKQVANLVDERMGAISKQNSRLDTPRIAVLAAVHMAEQSLQTQEIRNELKMLTGERTELRNELNRLNAIQNEHQQELERRDQALADLQQLKIEAEQALQKSESDKNSEIAKLNKLLEQERAQATERVQRLQAQATAQLKEAEAKGTKQLKEMEEKAANQLKNAQAQAASQLKEAQNRSAAELQQAQAKAAAQYKELQDKTAAQLKEAESRAVAERQQIEAKAAQQVQAAKEEAESAILSELEQAESNLKKAQEEAALQYNELQQQMELRLQQAEEKALQQTQELTDQANQERSALQEQAEQKRLTEINQLNAEFKALSEQLELEWMEKEAALEEQLQQAKEAAASQAKEAEAAAEALLQEEQGKLKQQLEEQRKQAEARLLDVEEQLEEVMTQLISAQDMVAEQEQQLQHERGQLESLRHEHGVRKQEQEVQTRRITELEQQLEQLKEDRSQLQELLRETEQAAQQSRDSQEQWKQKYNETVDRETSLTAQLRKLQEQHAQLEQEAQKLREAEVKSEEEQRRLQKVLEQAHVAVRTLQNEIGTLTEREQSLKDLAEQRLAEIGDLENQILEVAEQNETLESGVQSLHDELSVVKEESRFNHEEAVQYQKDAELLEEKRNQLEVELNVVREELNRLQDNYKQIRNDYSDALQREENYSSKLDELSKEKQEIVSALEEARQSSARLSERYSEQESRLAQTEEEALEWQIKYEELSAKQTELASRLEQLTRREEELRSSVEQAEQNDQVWQRRADEWAAQEQTWQERWAALENELTVWKRESAASSELLEGLEQERQQLDKLRAEATQEKEIMETELLEMGERYELAANQLRLLQVEREMEQEKAEQLNTEYRQLHDEYTKLQTEYNEWIELIEQDQT; translated from the coding sequence GTGACTACACCTGATCGTACACGCGTCACCGTAGAGATCTACGGGACTTCCTATAAACTGGTTGGCAGCAGTGCCGACTATATGAAACAAGTAGCTAACCTGGTGGATGAGCGTATGGGCGCAATCTCCAAGCAAAATTCCCGTCTGGATACTCCGCGTATTGCGGTACTGGCGGCTGTACATATGGCTGAACAGTCTCTTCAGACTCAGGAAATCCGTAATGAACTGAAGATGCTCACTGGAGAACGTACAGAACTGAGAAACGAATTGAATCGGTTGAACGCCATACAAAATGAACATCAACAAGAATTGGAACGGCGTGACCAGGCTCTTGCTGATTTGCAACAGCTGAAGATTGAAGCAGAGCAGGCGTTGCAAAAGTCCGAATCGGACAAAAATTCAGAGATAGCCAAGTTGAATAAGCTGCTGGAGCAAGAACGCGCTCAAGCAACGGAGCGAGTGCAGAGATTGCAGGCCCAAGCGACAGCACAACTGAAGGAAGCAGAAGCCAAGGGAACGAAACAGCTGAAGGAAATGGAAGAGAAAGCGGCTAACCAGCTTAAAAATGCACAGGCACAGGCTGCTTCCCAGCTCAAAGAAGCTCAGAACCGTTCTGCAGCCGAATTGCAGCAGGCACAGGCCAAAGCTGCGGCACAATATAAAGAGTTGCAGGACAAGACTGCAGCTCAATTAAAAGAAGCCGAAAGCCGTGCCGTTGCAGAACGTCAACAGATTGAAGCGAAGGCTGCGCAGCAGGTTCAGGCAGCCAAGGAAGAAGCCGAGTCGGCCATTTTGTCCGAGTTGGAGCAGGCAGAGAGCAATCTGAAGAAAGCTCAGGAAGAAGCAGCGCTGCAATATAACGAACTTCAGCAACAGATGGAACTTCGTCTTCAACAGGCTGAAGAAAAAGCGCTGCAACAGACACAAGAGCTCACGGATCAGGCGAATCAGGAACGGTCTGCCTTACAGGAACAAGCGGAGCAGAAGCGCCTGACTGAGATAAATCAGTTGAATGCGGAGTTCAAGGCGTTATCCGAGCAGTTGGAACTCGAATGGATGGAGAAAGAAGCAGCCCTCGAGGAACAATTGCAGCAAGCCAAGGAAGCAGCAGCGTCCCAGGCGAAAGAAGCCGAAGCGGCGGCAGAGGCCTTATTGCAAGAAGAACAGGGCAAGCTCAAACAGCAACTTGAGGAACAACGTAAACAGGCGGAGGCTCGACTATTAGATGTCGAAGAGCAATTAGAAGAAGTGATGACCCAGCTCATCAGTGCACAGGACATGGTTGCAGAGCAAGAACAGCAGCTTCAGCACGAGCGTGGTCAATTGGAATCGTTACGTCATGAGCATGGGGTCCGTAAACAGGAGCAGGAAGTTCAGACTCGCCGAATTACGGAACTGGAGCAACAACTGGAGCAGTTGAAAGAGGACCGTTCCCAGTTGCAGGAGCTTCTGCGTGAAACGGAACAGGCTGCCCAGCAATCCCGTGATTCACAGGAACAATGGAAGCAGAAGTATAATGAGACTGTGGATAGAGAAACCTCTCTCACAGCACAGCTCCGCAAACTTCAGGAGCAACATGCACAGCTTGAGCAGGAAGCCCAAAAGCTTCGTGAGGCTGAAGTGAAGTCGGAAGAGGAACAGCGCAGACTGCAAAAAGTGCTTGAACAAGCTCATGTTGCGGTGCGTACATTGCAGAATGAGATCGGCACGCTTACGGAACGTGAGCAGTCCTTGAAGGACCTTGCTGAGCAGCGATTGGCTGAGATCGGAGACCTGGAGAATCAGATTCTTGAAGTTGCTGAACAAAATGAAACGTTGGAGTCTGGTGTGCAATCCCTTCATGATGAATTGTCCGTGGTGAAGGAAGAGTCTCGTTTCAACCATGAAGAGGCTGTGCAATACCAGAAGGATGCAGAGCTTTTGGAAGAGAAACGTAATCAGCTTGAAGTTGAGCTAAATGTTGTTCGGGAAGAGCTGAACCGACTTCAGGATAACTATAAACAAATCCGTAATGATTACAGTGATGCATTACAGCGTGAAGAGAATTACAGTTCCAAGCTGGATGAACTGAGCAAGGAGAAACAGGAGATTGTGAGCGCACTTGAAGAAGCGAGACAGTCTTCAGCTAGACTTTCCGAGCGTTACTCTGAGCAAGAGAGCCGGCTAGCCCAGACTGAGGAAGAAGCGTTGGAGTGGCAGATCAAATACGAAGAACTGTCAGCCAAACAGACCGAGTTGGCATCCCGTCTGGAGCAGTTGACAAGACGTGAAGAAGAACTTCGCTCAAGCGTTGAACAAGCAGAGCAGAACGACCAGGTATGGCAACGCCGTGCGGATGAATGGGCGGCTCAGGAACAAACCTGGCAGGAACGCTGGGCTGCACTTGAGAATGAACTGACGGTTTGGAAGAGAGAAAGTGCGGCAAGTAGTGAGTTGCTGGAGGGACTGGAACAAGAACGACAGCAGCTGGACAAGTTACGTGCAGAAGCGACCCAAGAGAAAGAGATCATGGAAACTGAACTGCTTGAGATGGGGGAGCGTTACGAACTAGCGGCCAATCAATTACGTTTGTTACAGGTTGAACGTGAAATGGAGCAGGAGAAGGCAGAGCAGCTGAACACGGAATATCGTCAGTTGCATGATGAATATACGAAATTGCAGACGGAATATAACGAATGGATTGAATTGATTGAACAGGACCAGACCTAG
- a CDS encoding cytochrome C oxidase subunit II, translated as MMKKGITWLAACMLILVLTACGGAKQSAESGSNGSDADAGVTASEELVIKASNYEFDQPEYHLKKGVPVNIVYKNENGNHGILVPELNLQLDTRNSSKVITPDKVGEFEMSCSVFCGSGHSSMISKIIVEE; from the coding sequence ATGATGAAGAAAGGCATAACATGGCTCGCTGCCTGTATGTTAATTCTGGTCCTCACTGCATGTGGAGGGGCGAAACAGTCCGCAGAATCTGGCAGCAATGGATCCGATGCGGATGCTGGAGTTACAGCCAGTGAAGAATTGGTCATCAAGGCAAGTAACTATGAATTCGATCAACCTGAGTACCATCTTAAAAAAGGCGTTCCCGTTAACATTGTTTATAAAAATGAAAACGGAAATCACGGTATCCTTGTGCCTGAGCTGAATCTTCAACTGGATACCAGAAATAGCTCCAAAGTCATAACCCCGGACAAAGTTGGTGAGTTTGAAATGTCCTGTTCTGTCTTCTGTGGTTCAGGACACAGCAGCATGATCTCCAAAATTATCGTTGAAGAATAG
- a CDS encoding phage holin family protein gives MNFLGHVVRFIIAAIVLMVVSWIVPGFAVGGFWSALLLALVIALLGWIVEGIFGKRVNPFGRGIVGFIVSALVIWLGQYVVDHVEVSLLGAILAALVIGIIDLFIPVSTPFDAGRSSKS, from the coding sequence ATGAATTTCCTGGGACATGTCGTGCGATTTATCATCGCTGCAATTGTATTAATGGTGGTTAGCTGGATCGTTCCCGGATTCGCCGTTGGTGGCTTCTGGAGCGCCCTGTTGCTTGCTCTTGTCATTGCCCTGCTCGGCTGGATCGTTGAAGGTATCTTCGGCAAAAGAGTCAACCCGTTTGGTCGCGGTATTGTCGGATTTATCGTTAGCGCACTGGTGATTTGGCTTGGTCAATATGTTGTAGATCATGTTGAAGTCAGCCTGCTCGGTGCCATTCTCGCTGCGCTGGTTATCGGGATTATCGATCTCTTCATCCCGGTATCCACCCCTTTTGATGCCGGACGAAGCTCCAAAAGTTAA
- a CDS encoding endonuclease MutS2: protein MDTKILHTLEYRKILNTLLSFAQTTMGKKKAEQLEPSSELEEVKRLLQQTDEAFTFDRLKGSPSFGGIVDITASIKRAEIGGTLNPHELLGISNTTFAARRLKRQIGTLHEDEPIESLFYISDQLSEQKTLEDAIKICIDDNAEVADSASVTLAQIRRELRGGEARIREKLDSMIRSSTVSKMLQDQLITIRGDRFVIPVKAEYRSYFGGIVHDQSGSGATLFIEPESIVAMNNKLRETRIREEREIEIILQKLTALVSEQGEWLLYDVDLLGSLDFIFAKARLARELKATLPRMNDRGFLKLKKGRHPLIPIENVVPIDIELGNDYTSIIVTGPNTGGKTVTLKTIGLLSLMAMSGLFVPAEDGSQLCVFDAIYADIGDEQSIEQNLSTFSSHMTNIIRILKNMTPKSLVLLDELGAGTDPAEGSALAISMLEHMHRTGCRMVATTHYSELKAYAYERKGVINASMEFDINTLSPTYRLLVGVPGRSNAFAIAERLGLPGYILDYARGEVKEEDQRIEHMIASLEENRLTAEQEREKAESLRQDMEKLRSRHQTELEKLEQQRDRRIEKAEEDARSIVDKARAEAEKIIADLRLLAMEEGASVKEHKLIAARKQLDEAEPEKRRKTVKKTATAPKTRAIGPGDEVLVYSLNQKGHVVEMAGSKDAMVQLGIMKMKVSLDDLELQQSAPAAKPKQKPVTGMKRTRDDNVKSELDLRGTNLEEALMETDRFIDEAFLANLGQVYIIHGKGTGILRSGIQDYLRKHKHIKSYRLGNYGEGGNGVTVAELE from the coding sequence TTGGACACGAAAATTTTACACACACTGGAATATCGCAAAATTTTAAATACATTGCTTAGCTTTGCCCAGACAACCATGGGAAAAAAGAAAGCGGAGCAACTTGAACCAAGCAGTGAACTTGAAGAAGTGAAGCGGTTGCTGCAGCAAACCGATGAAGCCTTCACATTTGATCGTCTGAAAGGTTCACCGTCGTTTGGGGGAATTGTAGATATTACGGCTTCCATCAAACGTGCTGAAATTGGAGGCACACTTAACCCTCACGAACTTTTGGGAATATCCAATACAACCTTTGCGGCGCGGCGATTGAAACGTCAAATTGGTACTTTGCATGAAGATGAGCCCATCGAATCATTGTTCTATATCAGTGATCAACTGTCAGAGCAAAAAACGCTTGAGGATGCCATCAAAATCTGTATTGACGATAATGCAGAGGTTGCCGACAGTGCAAGCGTTACGTTGGCGCAGATTCGTCGTGAGCTGCGAGGCGGAGAAGCGCGGATTCGCGAAAAACTGGATTCCATGATTCGATCCTCTACCGTATCCAAGATGCTTCAGGATCAGCTCATCACCATCAGAGGAGACCGTTTTGTTATCCCGGTGAAAGCTGAATATCGTTCGTACTTTGGTGGGATTGTGCACGATCAATCCGGTTCGGGTGCGACATTGTTCATTGAGCCGGAATCCATTGTTGCAATGAACAACAAATTACGTGAAACCCGGATTCGGGAAGAACGCGAAATAGAAATTATTTTGCAGAAATTGACGGCACTTGTCAGTGAGCAGGGAGAGTGGCTGTTGTATGATGTCGACTTGCTGGGATCACTTGATTTTATCTTTGCCAAAGCACGTCTGGCTCGTGAACTGAAAGCAACATTGCCTCGCATGAATGACCGCGGGTTCCTGAAGCTCAAGAAAGGCCGTCATCCACTGATTCCAATTGAAAACGTGGTTCCAATCGACATAGAGTTGGGCAATGATTACACATCCATTATCGTGACAGGTCCCAATACGGGTGGTAAAACGGTAACGCTCAAAACAATTGGATTGCTGAGCCTGATGGCCATGTCCGGTTTATTTGTTCCGGCTGAGGATGGCAGTCAGTTATGTGTATTTGATGCGATCTATGCAGACATTGGGGACGAGCAGAGTATTGAGCAGAATCTGAGTACTTTCTCCAGTCATATGACCAACATCATTCGCATTCTGAAAAACATGACACCAAAAAGTTTGGTATTACTCGATGAACTTGGCGCAGGGACAGATCCGGCTGAAGGTTCCGCACTGGCGATCTCCATGCTGGAGCATATGCACCGGACGGGATGTCGCATGGTTGCAACCACTCACTATAGTGAACTGAAAGCATACGCATATGAGCGTAAAGGTGTCATTAATGCCAGCATGGAATTTGACATCAACACACTGAGTCCAACCTATCGCCTTCTGGTGGGTGTACCTGGACGAAGTAATGCATTTGCCATTGCAGAGCGACTGGGACTGCCGGGTTACATTCTCGACTACGCCCGTGGCGAAGTGAAGGAAGAGGATCAACGGATTGAGCACATGATTGCTTCTCTTGAAGAGAACCGTCTTACGGCTGAACAAGAGCGTGAGAAGGCCGAGAGCTTGCGCCAGGATATGGAGAAATTACGCAGTCGTCATCAGACCGAACTGGAGAAGCTGGAGCAGCAGCGTGATCGCCGGATTGAAAAAGCAGAAGAAGATGCACGCAGCATTGTGGACAAGGCTCGCGCGGAAGCGGAGAAGATTATAGCAGATCTTCGCCTGTTGGCTATGGAAGAAGGTGCTTCTGTGAAGGAGCACAAACTCATTGCTGCCCGTAAACAGCTGGACGAGGCTGAACCGGAGAAACGCAGAAAAACGGTCAAGAAGACGGCAACAGCGCCGAAGACTCGTGCTATCGGTCCTGGTGATGAAGTGCTTGTCTACAGTTTGAATCAAAAAGGCCATGTTGTAGAGATGGCGGGCAGCAAAGACGCTATGGTACAACTGGGGATTATGAAAATGAAAGTATCCCTGGATGACCTGGAACTGCAGCAATCGGCTCCCGCAGCCAAACCGAAACAAAAACCGGTAACGGGTATGAAACGTACACGTGATGACAATGTGAAAAGTGAATTGGATCTGCGTGGTACCAACCTGGAAGAAGCCCTGATGGAGACAGATCGGTTCATTGATGAAGCTTTCCTTGCCAACCTGGGCCAAGTTTATATTATTCACGGTAAAGGTACAGGAATTTTACGTTCCGGTATTCAGGATTACCTGCGTAAGCATAAACATATAAAAAGCTACCGGCTGGGCAATTACGGAGAAGGCGGGAACGGTGTGACCGTCGCAGAATTGGAATAG
- a CDS encoding DUF350 domain-containing protein, producing the protein MGRGERCVIESIDQLLSHPLGMVLGFFSVAIMELLVFLACFELVTKYKCWTEIKKGNVAVAMATGGKIFGICNVLRFCIQAKSSVYEAMTWSFVGFILLLIAYFLFEFLTPVFSIDKEIESDNRAVGLISMIISVSLSFVIGASII; encoded by the coding sequence ATGGGGAGAGGGGAACGGTGCGTGATAGAAAGCATTGACCAATTGCTGTCTCATCCCTTGGGGATGGTACTCGGTTTTTTCTCGGTAGCGATTATGGAGCTGCTTGTATTTCTGGCTTGCTTCGAACTGGTGACCAAGTATAAATGCTGGACGGAGATCAAGAAGGGCAATGTGGCCGTTGCGATGGCTACAGGAGGTAAGATCTTCGGGATCTGCAACGTATTGCGGTTCTGCATACAAGCGAAATCTTCGGTATATGAAGCCATGACGTGGTCATTCGTAGGGTTTATCCTTCTGCTCATTGCCTACTTTTTGTTCGAATTCCTGACACCCGTGTTCTCCATTGATAAGGAGATCGAATCGGATAACCGAGCTGTCGGATTGATATCCATGATTATTTCAGTCTCGCTGTCGTTTGTAATTGGCGCGAGCATTATCTAG